From a single Marinitoga sp. 38H-ov genomic region:
- the tmk gene encoding dTMP kinase: MLITFEGIESSGKSTLSKKLAEYFKSKNYDVIWNREPGGTELGERIRELLLGDYNICSISEALLFAASRAQLVEELIRPNKNKIIILDRFVDSSIVYQGYARELGWEKVFEINKHALNGIMPDLTIVVDISVDVSFNRMKNKNRDRIESEGKEFFERAREGFLKLKEWFPNRNIEIINGELTLNEEFELLLDIVKKYI; encoded by the coding sequence ATGTTAATTACATTTGAAGGTATAGAAAGTTCAGGGAAATCCACATTATCAAAAAAATTAGCTGAATATTTTAAATCGAAAAATTATGATGTTATATGGAACAGAGAACCAGGTGGAACAGAATTGGGCGAAAGAATAAGAGAATTATTATTGGGAGATTATAATATTTGCAGCATAAGCGAAGCTTTATTATTTGCTGCAAGTAGGGCTCAGTTAGTTGAAGAATTAATAAGACCAAATAAAAATAAAATTATTATTTTGGATAGATTTGTAGATTCATCTATAGTTTATCAAGGTTATGCTAGGGAACTTGGTTGGGAAAAGGTCTTTGAAATAAATAAACATGCTTTAAATGGAATAATGCCAGATTTAACTATTGTTGTTGATATTTCAGTTGATGTTTCATTTAATAGGATGAAAAATAAAAATAGAGATAGAATAGAGAGTGAAGGAAAAGAATTTTTTGAAAGAGCAAGAGAAGGTTTTTTAAAATTAAAGGAATGGTTTCCAAATAGGAATATAGAAATAATTAATGGGGAACTTACTTTAAATGAAGAATTCGAATTATTATTGGATATAGTAAAGAAATATATTTAA
- a CDS encoding methyltransferase has translation MKELILESPNKFHSPTHGTTFLIEICKLMKNEKRILELGSGIGSVSLSLAKKYNNIEVIGFEIQKEPYEYSLKNAKINELNVSFINDDIANISNYLERESVDCIVTNPPHYSSKSLISPYDERKTARTFNEDELKKFFIAANYVLKNKKRMIFVYHPTYFMTFLKLAKRYNLILQEMYIAYGKKDSNAQLIGGILRKNGGENLIIHPPVFLKSSGN, from the coding sequence ATGAAAGAATTAATATTAGAATCACCTAATAAGTTCCATTCACCAACTCACGGAACAACATTTCTTATAGAAATATGTAAATTAATGAAAAATGAAAAGAGAATACTTGAATTAGGGTCAGGAATAGGTAGTGTATCTTTATCTTTAGCAAAAAAATATAATAATATAGAAGTTATAGGTTTTGAAATACAAAAAGAGCCTTATGAATATTCATTAAAGAATGCTAAAATAAATGAATTAAATGTATCTTTTATTAATGATGATATTGCAAATATATCCAATTATTTGGAAAGGGAATCTGTTGATTGTATTGTTACTAATCCACCTCATTATTCTAGTAAGTCTCTAATTAGTCCTTATGATGAAAGAAAAACCGCTAGGACATTCAACGAAGATGAGCTGAAAAAATTTTTTATTGCAGCAAACTATGTTTTAAAAAATAAAAAAAGAATGATATTTGTATATCATCCAACATATTTTATGACTTTTTTAAAATTGGCAAAAAGATATAATTTAATACTCCAAGAAATGTATATAGCATATGGAAAGAAAGATAGTAATGCACAACTAATTGGAGGTATTTTAAGAAAAAATGGTGGGGAAAATTTAATAATACATCCACCAGTGTTTTTAAAAAGTAGTGGGAATTAA